The Lactuca sativa cultivar Salinas chromosome 2, Lsat_Salinas_v11, whole genome shotgun sequence genome includes a window with the following:
- the LOC111893751 gene encoding E3 ubiquitin-protein ligase RHF2A isoform X1, with translation MEEGTKSKDHLISAAAFVEGGTQDACDDACSICLEAFSENDPHTVTGCKHEFHLQCILEWCQRSSQCPMCWQSISLKDPSSQELLDAIEQERSIANNPALNATIFHHPTFGDFELQHLPVGATDSELEERIIQHLAAAAAMGRARHMARREGHRTRTSAHGQGQGQGQGRPRFLGFSAQPSVPSPTRPTASGTDDVQTTPTPTPTIGLGTVHEEPVPSSSSVPASSFVSTIVPARPHEPPPPESRSGNQDRAGPSEAHSFSDFKTRVNAISLRYKDSITKTTKSWKERLFSRNNSAADDGSKDRGEGSATLSRMMDHLQQDLGHVDSTTSPRVQNTNNSASRNEITGSAPAPAPSSGIE, from the exons ATGGAGGAAGGTACAAAGTCTAAGGATCATTTGATATCAGCTGCAGCTTTTGTTGAAGGTGGAACTCAGGATGCCTGTGATGATGCTTGCAGCATATGCCTTGAAGCATTTTCTGAAAATGATCCTCACACG GTTACAGGTTGCAAGCACGAATTTCATCTTCAGTGCATTCTTGAATG GTGTCAAAGGAGCTCACAATGTCCAATGTGTTGGCAGTCCATCAGCTTGAAGGACCCTAGCAG TCAGGAGTTGCTTGATGCTATAGAGCAAGAAAGAAGTATTGCAAATAACCCAGCTCTGAATGCAACAATATTTCATCATCCAACCTTTGGCGATTTCGAGTTACAACAT TTGCCGGTTGGTGCGACTGATTCGGAGCTTGAGGAACGTATAATTCAGCACTTAGCTGCTGCAGCAGCAATGGGCAGGGCACGTCATATGGCTAGGAGGGAAGGCCACAGGACGAGAACATCTGCCCACGGGCAGGGGCAGGGGCAAGGGCAAGGGCGCCCTCGCTTTTTGGGTTTCTCTGCCCAACCTAGCGTACCTTCCCCTACTCGACCTACTGCCAGTGGCACTGATGATGTTCAAACCACCCCTACCCCTACCCCTACAATTGGATTGGGAACCGTGCATGAAGAACCTGTTCCATCCTCATCCTCTGTCCCTGCTTCATCATTCGTCTCCACCATTGTTCCTGCACGTCCACATGAACCACCTCCACCAGAAAg TAGGTCAGGCAACCAAGATAGAGCAGGTCCTTCAGAAGCACACTCGTTTTCAGATTTCAAAACCCGAGTCAACGCAATATCATTGAG atATAAGGACTCGATTACGAAGACCACAAAGAGTTGGAAAGAAAGATTATTTTCACGCAACAACAGCGCCGCAGATGATGGTTCTAAAGATAGGGGTGAGGGCAGTGCGACGTTATCACGTATGATGGACCATCTTCAACAAGACTTAGGACACGTGGACAGTACCACAAGTCCACGTGTCCAGAACACCAATAATTCTGCAAGTCGAAATGAGATTACAGGTTCAGCACCAGCACCAGCACCAAGTTCTGGTATAGAGTGA
- the LOC111893751 gene encoding E3 ubiquitin-protein ligase RHF2A isoform X2, giving the protein MEEGTKSKDHLISAAAFVEGGTQDACDDACSICLEAFSENDPHTVTGCKHEFHLQCILEWCQRSSQCPMCWQSISLKDPSSQELLDAIEQERSIANNPALNATIFHHPTFGDFELQHLPVGATDSELEERIIQHLAAAAAMGRARHMARREGHRTRTSAHGQGQGQGQGRPRFLGFSAQPSVPSPTRPTASGTDDVQTTPTPTPTIGLGTVHEEPVPSSSSVPASSFVSTIVPARPHEPPPPERSGNQDRAGPSEAHSFSDFKTRVNAISLRYKDSITKTTKSWKERLFSRNNSAADDGSKDRGEGSATLSRMMDHLQQDLGHVDSTTSPRVQNTNNSASRNEITGSAPAPAPSSGIE; this is encoded by the exons ATGGAGGAAGGTACAAAGTCTAAGGATCATTTGATATCAGCTGCAGCTTTTGTTGAAGGTGGAACTCAGGATGCCTGTGATGATGCTTGCAGCATATGCCTTGAAGCATTTTCTGAAAATGATCCTCACACG GTTACAGGTTGCAAGCACGAATTTCATCTTCAGTGCATTCTTGAATG GTGTCAAAGGAGCTCACAATGTCCAATGTGTTGGCAGTCCATCAGCTTGAAGGACCCTAGCAG TCAGGAGTTGCTTGATGCTATAGAGCAAGAAAGAAGTATTGCAAATAACCCAGCTCTGAATGCAACAATATTTCATCATCCAACCTTTGGCGATTTCGAGTTACAACAT TTGCCGGTTGGTGCGACTGATTCGGAGCTTGAGGAACGTATAATTCAGCACTTAGCTGCTGCAGCAGCAATGGGCAGGGCACGTCATATGGCTAGGAGGGAAGGCCACAGGACGAGAACATCTGCCCACGGGCAGGGGCAGGGGCAAGGGCAAGGGCGCCCTCGCTTTTTGGGTTTCTCTGCCCAACCTAGCGTACCTTCCCCTACTCGACCTACTGCCAGTGGCACTGATGATGTTCAAACCACCCCTACCCCTACCCCTACAATTGGATTGGGAACCGTGCATGAAGAACCTGTTCCATCCTCATCCTCTGTCCCTGCTTCATCATTCGTCTCCACCATTGTTCCTGCACGTCCACATGAACCACCTCCACCAGAAAg GTCAGGCAACCAAGATAGAGCAGGTCCTTCAGAAGCACACTCGTTTTCAGATTTCAAAACCCGAGTCAACGCAATATCATTGAG atATAAGGACTCGATTACGAAGACCACAAAGAGTTGGAAAGAAAGATTATTTTCACGCAACAACAGCGCCGCAGATGATGGTTCTAAAGATAGGGGTGAGGGCAGTGCGACGTTATCACGTATGATGGACCATCTTCAACAAGACTTAGGACACGTGGACAGTACCACAAGTCCACGTGTCCAGAACACCAATAATTCTGCAAGTCGAAATGAGATTACAGGTTCAGCACCAGCACCAGCACCAAGTTCTGGTATAGAGTGA